A DNA window from Cognatiyoonia koreensis contains the following coding sequences:
- a CDS encoding S49 family peptidase gives MKHLIPFVKSEPLVNIVRLQGGISNSGNGLDDVGLAPVLEKAFSRGKPAAVALQINCPGGSAVQSSLIAARIRRLAEEKDVPVVAFVEDVAASGGYWLACAADEIFTDQGSIVGSIGVISAGFGLQEAISKIGVERRVHTAGKSKSMLDPFKKENPADVKRLKGWLEDLHVIFIDYVKSRRADKLVDNPDLFTGEIFVGRKALEQGLTDGIDHLVPHMKARFGDKVRFRKFGQRKSLLQRFGARFAADAMSAVEDRAAFARFGL, from the coding sequence ATGAAACATCTCATTCCATTCGTAAAATCGGAACCGCTGGTCAATATCGTGCGGCTACAAGGCGGCATCAGCAATAGCGGGAACGGACTTGATGACGTTGGCCTTGCGCCCGTTCTTGAAAAGGCATTTTCGCGGGGGAAACCTGCAGCGGTCGCGCTTCAAATCAATTGTCCGGGCGGGTCGGCAGTCCAATCATCGTTGATCGCCGCGCGCATTCGCCGTCTGGCCGAGGAAAAGGACGTTCCCGTCGTCGCCTTCGTCGAAGATGTCGCGGCATCGGGCGGTTACTGGCTGGCATGTGCAGCAGATGAAATCTTTACGGATCAGGGATCGATTGTCGGTTCGATCGGGGTCATCTCTGCAGGGTTTGGTCTGCAGGAGGCTATTTCCAAGATCGGGGTCGAACGTCGGGTGCACACCGCCGGTAAATCCAAGTCTATGTTGGACCCGTTCAAAAAGGAAAATCCTGCGGACGTGAAGCGGCTGAAAGGCTGGCTCGAAGACCTGCACGTGATCTTTATCGACTATGTCAAGTCACGGCGCGCCGACAAGTTGGTCGACAATCCGGACCTATTCACCGGCGAGATTTTCGTCGGACGCAAGGCATTGGAGCAGGGTCTGACTGATGGCATCGACCATCTTGTTCCGCATATGAAAGCGCGGTTCGGGGACAAGGTGCGGTTCCGCAAGTTCGGTCAGCGCAAGTCATTGCTCCAAAGGTTCGGTGCGCGCTTTGCCGCAGACGCTATGAGCGCTGTCGAGGACCGGGCGGCATTCGCGCGGTTCGGCCTCTGA